From Mustela erminea isolate mMusErm1 chromosome 1, mMusErm1.Pri, whole genome shotgun sequence, a single genomic window includes:
- the LOC116568158 gene encoding olfactory receptor 7A17-like — protein sequence MEAGNDTGISEFLLLGFSEDPELQPLIFGLFLSMYLITVFGNLLIILAISSDSHLHTPMYYFLTNLSFADICFTSTTIPKMLVNIQTGKKVITFAGCITQMYFFLLFAGWDDFLLTVMAYDRFVAICHPLHYTVIMNPQLCGLLVLVSWVISVLNSSLQSLMLLQLSFCTEVEIPHFFCELNQVVGHACSDTFLNDMVMNFATVVLGGGPLAGILYSYFKIVSSICRISSAQGKYKAFSTCTSHLSVVSLFYCTSLGVYLSSAATQSSDASAVGSVMYTVVTPMLNPFIYSLRNRDIKRTLKRITGVPVM from the coding sequence ATGGAAGCAGGCAATGATACAGGAATTTCAGAGTTTCTTCTCCTGGGATTTTCAGAGGACCCAGAACTGCAGCCCCTCATATTTGGGCTTTTCCTCTCTATGTACCTGATCACTGTGTTTGGAAACCTGCTCATCATCCTGGCCATCAGCTCagactcccacctccacacccccatgtactacTTCCTGACCAACCTGTCCTTTGCAGACATCTGTttcacctccaccaccatccccaagATGCTGGTGAATATACAAACAGGGAAAAAAGTCATAACCTTTGCAGGCTGCATCACACAGATGTACTTTTTCTTACTCTTTGCAGGCTGGGATGACTTTCTCCTGactgtgatggcctatgaccgcttcGTGGCCATTTGTCACCCCCTACACTACACGGTCATCATGAACCCTCAGCTCTGTGGACTGCTGGTTCTAGTGTCCTGGGTCATCAGTGTTCTGAATTCCTCATTACAGAGCTTAATGTTGTTGCAGCTGTCCTTTTGTACAGAGGTGGAAATCCCCCATTTTTTCTGTGAACTCAACCAGGTAGTTGGGCATGCCTGTTCTGATACATTTCTTAATGACATGGTGATGAATTTTGCAACTGTGGTGCTCGGTGGTGGTCCTCTTGCTGGGATCCTTTATTCATACTTTAAGATCGTTTCCTCCATATGTAGAATATCATCAGCTCAGGGCAAGTATAAAGCATTTTCCACCTGTACATCTCACCTCTCCGTTGTCTCCTTATTTTATTGTACAAGCCTAGGAGTGTACCTTAGCTCTGCAGCTACCCAGAGTTCCGACGCAAGTGCTGTGGGCTCAGTGATGTACACAGTGGTCACACCCATGCTGAACCCCTTCATCTATAGCCTGAGGAACAGAGACATAAAGAGGACTCTGAAAAGAATCACTGGGGTTCCAGTAATGTAA